A window from Vanessa atalanta chromosome 16, ilVanAtal1.2, whole genome shotgun sequence encodes these proteins:
- the LOC125069677 gene encoding pre-mRNA-splicing factor Syf2, whose protein sequence is MSTAGTSSAETQMTFAEKQAERMKRLRSLHSARNEARTHNHQEVVAEEARNKLPANYDAKKRQAEWLLDDQNKREEATKQGKDYDRVKLLSISAVEAERLERKKKKKNPDQGFSTYEQATVRQYNRLVKNMPTMDPEQYEKQKEKYGDAFYGGQNVIIHGMHEDRKEAIDKMVNDIEGQISKRAKYSRRRTHNDDADIDYINERNAKFNKKLERFYGEHTAEIKQNLERGTAI, encoded by the coding sequence ATGAGTACCGCGGGGACTTCATCAGCAGAAACTCAGATGACATTTGCTGAAAAGCAAGCCGAGAGGATGAAACGATTACGTTCCTTGCACTCAGCTAGAAATGAAGCTAGAACGCATAATCATCAAGAAGTTGTTGCCGAGGAAGCTAGGAATAAACTTCCAGCTAATTATGACGCCAAGAAAAGGCAAGCAGAGTGGCTGCTAGACGATCAAAATAAACGGGAAGAAGCCACAAAACAGGGTAAGGATTACGACCGAGTGAAACTGTTAAGCATATCTGCAGTTGAAGCAGAAAGGCtcgaacgaaaaaaaaagaaaaagaaccCTGACCAGGGCTTTTCTACCTACGAACAGGCCACCGTACGACAGTACAATAGGCTTGTTAAGAATATGCCCACAATGGATCCAGAACAATACGAAAAACAGAAAGAAAAATATGGCGATGCATTTTACGGTGGACAGAACGTGATTATACATGGTATGCATGAAGACCGTAAAGAAGCGATAGACAAAATGGTTAATGATATAGAGGGACAGATATCAAAACGGGCGAAATACTCTAGAAGACGTACACATAATGATGATGCTGATATTGATTACATTAATGAGAGGAATGCCAAATTTAACAAGAAGTTGGAGAGGTTTTATGGTGAACACACGGCTGAAATCAAACAGAATCTTGAAAGGGGTACagctatataa